The Populus alba chromosome 6, ASM523922v2, whole genome shotgun sequence genome contains a region encoding:
- the LOC118050312 gene encoding BIIDXI-like protein At5g11420: MRGAMLPLSALVLLATCHFAFSIKDGLVENGNFEVGPKPSELKGTEMIGRYALPKWEISGFVEYIKAGQKQGDMLLVVPEGAYAVRLGNEASIKQVLNVTKGMYYSITFSAARTCAQEEELNISISPEWGVLPMQTMYSSNGWDSYAWAFKALLDIVDLVVHNPGVEEDPACGPLIDSVAIKALYPPRPTNKNLMKNGGFEEGPYLLPNTSWGVLIPPNIEDKHSPLPGWMVESLKAVKYIDVEHFSVPQGRRAIELVAGKESAIAQVVRTIIGKTYTLTFAVGDASNSCEGSMIVEAFAGKDTLKVPYESKGKGGFKRAVLKFVAASSRTRIMFYSTFYTMRSDDFSSLCGPVVDDVKLLSLRGT, encoded by the exons ATGAGAGGAGCCATGCTTCCATTGTCGGCGCTAGTACTGTTAGCCACTTGCCACTTTGCCTTTTCTATCAAAGATG GACTGGTAGAAAATGGGAACTTCGAGGTTGGCCCGAAGCCATCGGAGTTGAAAGGAACAGAGATGATCGGACGCTATGCATTACCAAAATGGGAAATTTCCGGCTTCGTCGAGTACATCAAAGCAGGCCAAAAACAAGGGGACATGTTGCTGGTAGTACCAGAGGGAGCCTACGCAGTCCGCCTTGGAAATGAGGCATCAATCAAGCAAGTTCTAAATGTTACAAAGGGAATGTACTATTCCATCACATTTAGCGCAGCTAGAACCTGTGCTCAAGAGGAAGAATTGAACATATCGATTTCTCCTGAGTGGGGCGTGCTACCAATGCAAACAATGTACAGTAGCAATGGGTGGGACTCGTATGCTTGGGCATTTAAAGCCTTGCTTGATATCGTTGACCTTGTTGTTCACAATCCAGGAGTTGAAGAAGATCCTGCTTGCGGCCCGCTCATTGATTCAGTGGCCATTAAAGCTTTATATCCTCCTAGACCAACAAATA AGAACCTGATGAAAAATGGGGGTTTCGAAGAAGGTCCATATTTGCTACCGAACACATCCTGGGGTGTCCTGATCCCACCCAACATTGAAGATAAGCACTCTCCCCTCCCTGGCTGGATGGTTGAATCCCTTAAAGCAGTTAAATACATTGATGTAGAACATTTTTCGGTGCCACAAGGACGGCGTGCCATAGAACTTGTAGCAGGCAAAGAGAGTGCCATTGCACAGGTAGTCCGTACCATAATCGGCAAAACCTATACACTCACATTTGCAGTAGGAGATGCGAGCAATTCATGTGAGGGGTCAATGATTGTCGAGGCGTTCGCCGGCAAGGACACGCTCAAAGTTCCTTATGAGTCCAAGGGCAAAGGTGGGTTTAAGCGAGCTGTGCTTAAATTTGTTGCTGCTTCTAGCAGAACAAGAATAATGTTCTACAGCACATTTTACACCATGAGGAGTGATGACTTTTCTTCTCTATGTGGACCTGTTGTCGATGATGTGAAGCTGTTGAGTCTCCGTGGAACATGA
- the LOC118050310 gene encoding coatomer subunit beta'-1-like: protein MALKLTIEQEFSQLSERVKSLDLHPTRPWILTSLYSGTVCIWNYKTQTMEKSFKVTESPVRSAKFIARKQWIVTGSDDRFIRVYNYETTELVKEFEAHSDYIRGVLVHPTLPCVISSSDDMLIKMWNWEKEWECAQTFEGHSHYVMQVMFNPKDSSIFASASLDTTVKIWNLNSPTPVATLNGHSEGVNCIDFFMRGDKLYLLSGSDDFTAKVWDYETKSCVHTLEGHTHNITSCCVHPQLPIIITTSEDNTIRLWDAATYRLESTLDYGLQRVWAVGCKQESCQVAFGCDNGATMLKVAVADAGPAQ from the exons atg GCTCTGAAATTGACAATTGAG CAAGAATTTTCACAATTATCTGAACGGGTGAAATCTCTTGATCTACATCCAACACGGCCATG GATTCTAACAAGCTTGTATTCAGGAACTGTGTGTATTTGGAACTACAAGACACAG ACCATGGAGAAGTCTTTTAAGGTCACAGAATCACCAG tAAGGTCAGCAAAGTTTATTGCAAGAAAGCAATGGATTGTAACTGGATCGGATGACAGATTCATCCGCGTATACAATTATGAAACAACGGAGTTGGTCAAAGAGTTTGAGGCACACAGCGATTACATTAGGGGTGTGCTTGTCCACCCTACCCTGCCATGTGTGATCTCGTCTTCAGATGACATGCTCATAAAGATGTGGAATTGGGAGAAGGAATGGGAGTGCGCTCAGACCTTTGAAGGACATTCACATTATGTAATGCAAGTCATGTTCAATCCAAAAGATTCCAGCATCTTTGCAAGTGCATCACTTGATACCACCGTGAAG ATTTGGAATCTTAATTCTCCTACTCCTGTTGCTACACTAAATGGTCATTCCGAAGGCGTAAATTGTATCGATTTCTTCATGCGTGGTGACAAACTATATCTATTGAGTGGTTCTGATGATTTTACTGCCAAG GTGTGGGACTATGAAACAAAAAGTTGTGTCCATACACTAGAAGGTCATACCCACAACATCACTTCATGCTGTGTTCATCCACAGCTTCCCATCATAATCACTACTTCCGAGGATAATACTATCCGTCTATGGGATGCAGCAACTTACCG ACTCGAGAGCACATTGGATTATGGTCTTCAAAGAGTCTGGGCAGTTGGATGCAAGCAAGAGTCATGCCA AGTTGCATTTGGTTGTGACAATGGAGCCACTATGCTCAAAGTAGCCGTTGCAGACGCAGGGCCAGCACAGTGA
- the LOC118050309 gene encoding GTP-binding nuclear protein Ran-3, translated as MALPNQQTVDYPSFKLVIVGDGGTGKTTFVKRHLTGEFEKKYEPTIGVEVHPLDFFTNCGKIRFYCWDTAGQEKFGGLRDGYYIHGQCAIIMFDVTARLTYKNVPTWHRDLCRVCENIPIVLCGNKVDVKNRQVKAKQVTFHRKKNLQYYEISAKSNYNFEKPFLYLARKLAGDPNLHFVETPALAPPEVPIDLAAQAQHEAELAAAASQPLPDDDDDAFE; from the exons atg gctTTGCCAAATCAGCAAACTGTTGATTATCCAAGCTTCAAGCTTGTAATTGTAGGTGATGGTGGTACAG GGAAAACCACATTCGTTAAGAGGCATCTTACCGGAGAGTTTGAGAAGAAATATGAGC CAACTATTGGTGTGGAAGTTCATCCTTTGGATTTCTTCACCAACTGTGGAAAAATTAGATTCTATTGTTGGGATACAGCTGGTCAAGAGAAGTTTGGTGGTCTCAGAGATGGATATTA CATCCATGGACAGTGTGCTATCATTATGTTTGATGTTACTGCACGATTGACATATAAGAATGTCCCTACATGGCATAGGGATCTTTGCAG GGTCTGCGAAAACATTCCTATTGTTCTCTGCGGAAACAAGGTGGATGTAAAGAACAGGCAGGTGAAGGCAAAGCAGGTTACTTTTCACCGGAAGAAGAACTTGCAATACTATGAGATTTCAGCTAAGAGCAATTACAATTTTGAGAAGCCATTCTTGTACCTTGCCAGAAAACTTGCTGG GGATCCTAACTTGCATTTTGTTGAGACTCCAGCCTTGGCTCCCCCAGAAGTGCCTATTGACCTTGCAGCACAGGCACA GCACGAGGCTGagcttgctgctgctgctagtcAACCTCTTCCAGATGACGATGATGACGCATTTGAGTAA
- the LOC118050308 gene encoding GTP-binding nuclear protein Ran1B translates to MALPNQQTVDYPSFKLVIVGDGGTGKTTFVKRHLTGEFEKKYEPTIGVEVHPLDFFTNCGKIRFYCWDTAGQEKFGGLRDGYYIHGQCAIIMFDVTARLTYKNVPTWHRDLCRVCENIPIVLCGNKVDVKNRQVKAKQVTFHRKKNLQYYEISAKSNYNFEKPFLYLARKLAGDPNLHFVESPALAPPEVTIDLAAQAQHEAELAAAVSQPLPDDDDDVFD, encoded by the exons ATG GCTTTGCCGAATCAGCAAACTGTTGATTATCCAAGCTTCAAGCTTGTTATTGTTGGTGATGGTGGCACAG GGAAAACAACATTTGTGAAAAGGCATCTTACTGGCGAGTTTGAGAAGAAATATGAGC CAACTATTGGTGTGGAAGTTCATCCTTTGGATTTCTTCACTAACTGTGGAAAAATTAGATTCTATTGCTGGGATACAGCTGGTCAAGAGAAGTTTGGTGGTCTCAGAGATGGATATTA CATCCATGGACAGTGTGCAATCATCATGTTCGATGTTACTGCTCGTTTGACATATAAGAATGTCCCTACATGGCATCGGGATCTTTGCCG GGTTTGTGAGAACATTCCTATTGTTCTTTGTGGAAACAAGGTTGATGTGAAGAACAGGCAGGTGAAGGCAAAGCAGGTCACTTTCCACCGTAAGAAGAACTTGCAGTACTATGAAATTTCAGCAAAGAGCAATTACAACTTTGAGAAGCCCTTCCTGTACCTTGCCAGAAAGCTTGCCGG GGATCCCAATTTGCATTTTGTTGAGTCTCCTGCCCTGGCTCCCCCGGAAGTTACAATTGATCTTGCAGCACAGGCACA GCACGAGGCTGAGCTAGCTGCTGCAGTTAGTCAACCTCTTccagatgatgatgatgatgtattCGATTAA
- the LOC118050307 gene encoding uncharacterized protein, with protein sequence MKFKKGSRVEVLSKTDLSSGAWWCGEIISGNGQTYQVRHDGSQGLSNEDNVESVSRKAIRPCPPPADVSDGWTVGDLVEVFDDLCWKTAAVLKVIRGNYYLVRLIGPSTKLHVDKVNIRMRQLWLDGKWVAIGKGSGSFENEKSSKPSVWSCYQKMRSPRQQASKKRKVQARETCLANKNNTGFQESCAMSARTSKRASPFWSSDLEAYNGKVDKMRAIEKQSEGKRVITGYPSSFLKKVDAVAYPRECLGEIYMHASSNNQTIGSCEMKRGTPNYVVDSCGRSLEPNDSDSDACSIGSCSVTSDSPNRLFNHVVAGNSPDADTLSSDAESFYGRGDGEENCSFPLEEDVTARVRRFELHAYRCTLGAFYASGPLSWEQEALLTNLRISLNISNDEHLMELRNLISAETSIRIC encoded by the exons ATGAAGTTCAAGAAAGGAAGTAGAGTGGAGGTGTTGAGCAAAACAGACTTGTCCTCGGGTGCATGGTGGTGTGGTGAGATTATCTCGGGGAATGGACAGACTTATCAGGTTAGGCATGATGGTTCACAGGGCTTGAGTAATGAGGATAATGTGGAGAGCGTGTCAAGAAAGGCCATTAGGCCTTGCCCTCCGCCTGCTGATGTTTCAGATGGTTGGACTGTTGGTGATCTGGTGGAGGTGTTCGATGATCTTTGTTGGAAAACAGCAGCAGTTTTGAAGGTCATCAGGGGAAATTATTATCTGGTTAGGCTAATTGGGCCTTCAACAAAACTTCATGTCGACAAAGTTAACATCAGGATGCGCCAATTATGGCTAGATGGAAAATGGGTTGCAATTGGAAAG GGTTCTGGCAGTTTTGAAAATGAGAAGTCAAGTAAACCATCAGTTTGGAGTTGTTATCAGAAGATGAGGTCTCCAAGGCAGCAAGCCAGTAAGAAGAGGAAAGTGCAAGCGCGAGAAACTTGTTTAGCTAATAAGAACAACACTGGCTTCCAGGAGTCTTGTGCTATGTCAGCTAGAACATCCAAGAGAGCATCCCCATTTTGGTCATCTGATTTGGAAGCGTATAATGGAAAAGTTGACAAAATGAGAGCAATAGAGAAACAGAGTGAGGGCAAGCGAGTGATAACTGGGTACCCATCCTCATTCCTTAAAAAGGTAGATGCTGTTGCTTACCCACGTGAGTGTCTGGGTGAAATATACATGCATGCTTCCTCTAACAATCAAACAATTGGATCTTGTGAAATGAAGAGGGGAACACCAAATTATGTTGTTGATTCTTGTGGAAGAAGCTTGGAACCTAATGATTCTGATAGTGATGCATGTTCCATTGGTAGTTGTAGTGTTACTAGTGATAGTCCAAACAGACTGTTTAATCATGTTGTAGCTGGGAACAGTCCTGATGCAGATACCCTTAGTAGTGATGCCGAATCTTTTTATGGTCGTGGAGATGGGGAAGAAAATTGTTCCTTTCCCCTAGAAGAGGATGTAACAGCAAGGGTCCGTAGGTTTGAGTTGCATGCTTATCGTTGCACTCTAGGGGCATTCTATGCTTCTGGGCCCTTAAGTTGGGAACAAGAAGCATTGTTGACAAATCTTCGTATCTCACTTAACATTTCAAATGATGAACATTTGATGGAGCTAAGGAACTTAATTTCTGCTGAAACAAGCATTCGGATATGTTAA
- the LOC118050306 gene encoding uncharacterized protein: protein MRSPISSSIPHFTLRSIKSPKTLSSQPELPNNPISEIPLSQNPHPNTNFPGKSAPTSQDSFLTQTQYIDTLLNHQNDPQSALSYFTWASQKRGLIKSVDALCVLLHILTKSTETCGKARNLLNRFASDDWGPVPSVVVARLIESSRRLDFESDSRVFNYLLNSYVKTKRINDAVGCFDSLIEKDIVPCLTVMNIFLSELVKNNMIREARDVYNKMASKGVKGDCATISVMIRASMREGKLEEAEGWFREAKNKGVELDARAYSIVIEAVCKKPDSVAALGLLREMRDKGWVPHEVIFTRVIGVCMKQGKMLEAVKVKGEMLSCGKPMNVVVATTLMKGYCKQGDLDSALELFDKMNENGICPNNVTYAVIIEWCCKNGNMDKAYEIYNQMKNKDISPTVFNVNSLIRGYLKARSPEEASKLFDEAVACGIANVFTYNSLLSWLCKEGKMTEACSIWEKMVREGVRPSVVSYNNIILGHCQQGDMDSANGVFVEMLENGLKPNLITYSVLMDGYFKKGDTEYAFGLYDRMRGENIVPSDFTCNIIINGLCKAGRTSESQDRLKKLVQEGFIPTCMTYNCIIDGFVKEGSVNSALAVYTEMCKIGVSPNVFTYTNLINGFCKSDNMDLALKVMDEMKNKGIELDVTVYCALIDGFCRKGDMVNASQLLSELQEVGLSPNKVVYSSMISGFRKLQNMEAALHLHKRMINEGIPCDLQIYTTLISGLLKEGKLLFASELYAEMLAKGIMPDLITYSVLIHGLCNKGQLENAQKILEDMDRKCLTPTVFIYNTLITGHFKEGNLQEAFRLHNEMLDKGLVPDDTTYDILVNGKVKDGNLFSGASSA from the coding sequence ATGAGATCACCAATTTCTTCATCAATCCCTCACTTCACTCTCCGCTCAATCAAAAGCCCCAAAACCCTCTCTTCACAACCTGAACTCCCCAATAACCCCATCTCAGAAATCCCACTTTCCCAGAATCCCCATCCAAACACCAATTTCCCAGGAAAATCCGCACCAACCTCGCAAGATTCATTTTTGACACAAACCCAATACATAGACACCCTTCTAAACCATCAAAATGATCCGCAATCAGCTCTTAGTTACTTCACTTGGGCTAGTCAAAAGAGAGGGCTTATCAAAAGCGTTGATGCATTATGTGTTTTGCTTCACATTTTGACCAAGTCTACAGAGACTTGTGGAAAGGCTAGGAATCTGCTTAATCGATTCGCTTCGGATGATTGGGGACCCGTGCCTAGTGTTGTTGTTGCGAGGCTAATTGAGAGTTCAAGAAGGTTGGATTTTGAATCTGATTCTCGGGTTTTTAATTACCTGTTGAATAGTTATGTTAAAACTAAGAGGATTAACGATGCTGTTGGCTGTTTTGATTCATTGATTGAGAAAGATATAGTTCCTTGTCTTACtgttatgaatatatttttgagtgaaTTAGTTAAGAATAATATGATTCGTGAGGCGCGGGATGTGTACAATAAGATGGCTTCGAAAGGGGTTAAAGGTGACTGTGCCACAATTAGCGTGATGATTCGTGCATCCATGAGAGAAGGAAAATTAGAGGAGGCAGAGGGGTGGTTTAGAGAGGCAAAAAATAAAGGAGTAGAGCTTGATGCCAGGGCCTATAGTATTGTTATTGAGGCTGTTTGCAAGAAACCTGATTCTGTTGCAGCACTTGGGTTGTTGAGGGAGATGAGAGATAAGGGGTGGGTGCCGCACGAGGTCATATTTACTCGGGTTATTGGGGTTTGTATGAAGCAAGGAAAAATGTTGGAAGCAGTGAAAGTTAAGGGGGAGATGTTGAGTTGTGGGAAGCCAATGAATGTGGTGGTGGCAACGACTTTGATGAAGGGTTATTGCAAGCAAGGTGACTTGGATAGTGCTCTAGAATTGTTCGATAAAATGAATGAGAATGGAATTTGTCCAAACAATGTTACATATGCAGTTATCATTGAATGGTGTTGTAAGAATGGGAATATGGATAAGGCTTATGAGATTTACAACCAAATGAAAAACAAGGATATCTCCCCTACTGTCTTCAATGTGAATTCCTTGATTCGGGGATACTTGAAGGCACGGTCACCTGAAGAGGCATCCAAGCTGTTTGATGAGGCAGTTGCATGTGGTATTGCTAATGTCTTCACTTATAATTCTCTTTTATCATGGTTATGCAAGGAGGGTAAGATGACTGAAGCTTGCAGTATTTGGgaaaagatggtgagagaaggTGTCCGACCCTCTGTAGTTTCTTACAACAACATTATACTTGGCCACTGCCAACAAGGCGACATGGATTCAGCAAATGGTGTGTTTGTGGAGATGCTTGAAAATGGTTTAAAACCTAATCTGATTACATATTCTGTTTTGATGGATGGCTATTTCAAAAAAGGTGACACTGAATATGCCTTTGGCTTGTATGATCGAATGCGAGGTGAAAATATTGTCCCATCAGATTTCACTTGCAATATTATAATCAACGGTTTGTGCAAAGCTGGTCGCACATCCGAGTCACAGGATAGGTTAAAGAAGTTGGTTCAGGAGGGTTTCATTCCCACCTGCATGACATACAACTGTATTATCGATGGATTTGTTAAGGAGGGCTCTGTCAACTCCGCCTTGGCTGTTTATACAGAGATGTGCAAAATTGGAGTATCTCCAAACGTCTTCACGTACACTAACTTGATTAATGGGTTTTGCAAGAGCGATAATATGGATCTTGCCTTGAAGGTGATGGATGAGATGAAAAACAAGGGTATTGAGCTGGATGTTACCGTATATTGTGCTCTGATTGATGGATTTTGCAGAAAAGGAGACATGGTAAATGCAAGCCAGCTTTTATCTGAACTCCAAGAAGTTGGGTTATCTCCAAATAAAGTAGTCTACAGTTCCATGATAAGTGGCTTCAGGAAGCTCCAGAATATGGAAGCAGCGCTGCATTTGCACAAGAGAATGATAAATGAGGGGATTCCTTGTGATTTACAAATTTACACTACGCTGATTTCTGGATTGCTAAAAGAGGGTAAATTACTCTTTGCTTCAGAACTTTATGCAGAGATGCTTGCTAAGGGCATCATGCCTGATTTAATAACTTATAGTGTTCTGATACACGGTCTTTGTAATAAAGGACAGCTAGAGAATGCACAGAAAATTTTGGAAGATATGGATAGGAAATGTTTGACCCCCACTGTCTTCATATATAATACTCTGATTACTGGACACTTTAAAGAGGGCAATCTACAAGAGGCTTTTAGACTGCATAATGAGATGCTCGACAAAGGTCTTGTTCCTGATGATACTACTTATGATATTCTTGTAAATGGAAAAGTCAAAGATGGAAATCTCTTTTCCGGAGCTTCAAGTGCTTGA